One window of Cohnella hashimotonis genomic DNA carries:
- a CDS encoding sensor histidine kinase, producing the protein MAMQSKVEPYLLFEERNRIAEELHDRICPHLFGITYAVHSAEHDWEEMTSAQHLALLRDIQEAAAEATRELRKTIYDLSVSDHGGASWLGGVESLLASQAKLSGVRIRFRPPAPDRRLSVHHQKALYRIIAEAISNAIRHGECTAIDIKLTLRPCSATLRISDNGKGFDVGGVLQREETSGFGLSNMKTLAAALGGSLQIDSDEGGGTRIVARLPLSDVREEKN; encoded by the coding sequence ATGGCCATGCAGAGCAAGGTGGAACCGTACTTACTGTTCGAGGAACGCAACCGGATCGCAGAAGAGCTCCACGATCGCATTTGCCCGCATCTATTCGGCATCACCTACGCGGTACATTCCGCGGAGCACGATTGGGAAGAAATGACGAGCGCGCAGCATCTGGCGCTGCTGCGCGACATTCAAGAGGCTGCGGCGGAAGCGACGCGGGAGCTGCGCAAGACGATATACGACCTGAGCGTATCCGACCATGGGGGCGCTTCGTGGCTCGGCGGCGTGGAGTCGCTGCTCGCGAGCCAGGCGAAGCTGAGCGGCGTTCGGATCCGGTTCAGGCCGCCCGCGCCCGACCGGCGTCTTAGCGTTCACCATCAGAAGGCGCTGTACCGGATCATTGCGGAGGCGATCTCCAATGCGATCCGTCATGGCGAATGCACCGCCATCGACATCAAGCTGACGCTTCGGCCGTGTTCGGCCACGCTCCGGATCTCGGACAACGGCAAAGGGTTCGACGTCGGCGGCGTGCTGCAGCGGGAGGAAACTTCGGGCTTCGGGCTGAGTAATATGAAGACGCTCGCCGCCGCGCTGGGCGGCAGCCTGCAGATCGACAGCGATGAAGGGGGCGGCACGCGTATCGTTGCGCGCCTGCCGCTGTCCGACGTGCGCGAAGAGAAGAACTAA
- a CDS encoding response regulator — MKIVIVDDHPLVRKGLRAVLSGEEGIEIAGEAETVLGALSVVETTNPDLVILDIRLGADSGYDLVRSLRGLHCRFMMLTSSASEADIRRAKECGADGYVLKDAAPDELLLAIKMIGRGRKYFDQSLLGTLLRKESEDPLEKLTPKEREVLVALGEGLSNGAVAKKLVISEFTVKKHVSRIFQKLNLTDRTQAALFAQSQGIGDFAPPDIRTESGFALPNGTKV; from the coding sequence ATGAAAATCGTAATCGTTGACGATCATCCGCTCGTCCGCAAGGGACTGAGAGCCGTCCTGTCGGGTGAAGAAGGCATCGAGATCGCGGGCGAGGCGGAAACCGTATTAGGCGCGCTTTCGGTCGTGGAAACTACGAATCCCGATCTTGTCATATTGGACATCCGGCTCGGCGCCGATTCCGGCTACGACCTCGTTCGTTCGCTGCGGGGTCTGCACTGCCGGTTTATGATGCTGACCTCTTCGGCTTCGGAGGCCGACATTCGCCGAGCCAAGGAATGCGGGGCGGACGGCTATGTATTGAAGGATGCGGCGCCGGACGAGCTTCTGCTCGCCATCAAGATGATCGGCCGCGGGCGCAAGTACTTCGACCAGAGTCTGCTCGGCACGCTGCTGCGCAAGGAATCGGAGGATCCGCTGGAGAAGCTCACCCCGAAGGAGCGGGAGGTACTGGTCGCGCTCGGGGAAGGCTTGTCCAATGGCGCAGTGGCCAAGAAGCTGGTCATCAGCGAGTTCACGGTCAAGAAGCACGTGAGCCGCATTTTTCAAAAGTTGAACCTGACCGACCGGACCCAGGCGGCCCTGTTCGCGCAGTCGCAGGGGATCGGCGACTTCGCGCCGCCGGATATCCGCACGGAGAGCGGCTTCGCGCTTCCGAATGGTACTAAAGTATAA
- a CDS encoding YveK family protein translates to MEIQRYWSVIRKRLWLIALITIVLCTAVGYYTTQQRPTYQAAAKLMVYQSEAPGNTSSAPDAGAINSNILLIKTFKQLILTPRILEKVAAAYPDLHTSAGELAGKIGISSVSETQIMTVIARDGSYARAANMANAVSKVFQSEIRTLMNLNNVSVLNWADPEARGGSITSSPVKNVAIAFVLSILMGIALAFLLEHMDDSVKTEQEVRAKLGLPLLADIPRIRNRDLIGPDDSERTTMGARGKPNVTLDA, encoded by the coding sequence TTGGAAATTCAACGATATTGGAGCGTAATCAGGAAAAGGCTATGGCTGATCGCCTTAATTACGATCGTCTTGTGTACGGCGGTCGGATATTATACGACGCAACAGAGACCGACTTATCAGGCAGCCGCCAAGCTGATGGTGTATCAAAGCGAAGCCCCCGGCAATACGTCCTCAGCGCCCGACGCCGGCGCGATCAACTCCAACATTTTGCTGATCAAAACCTTCAAGCAGCTGATCCTCACGCCTCGAATTTTGGAAAAGGTCGCCGCGGCTTATCCCGATCTCCATACATCGGCAGGCGAGCTCGCAGGTAAAATCGGCATTTCGTCCGTGAGCGAGACCCAGATCATGACCGTGATCGCGAGGGACGGCTCGTACGCCAGAGCCGCCAACATGGCGAACGCCGTGTCCAAGGTGTTCCAATCCGAGATTCGCACGCTCATGAATCTGAACAATGTCTCCGTCCTTAACTGGGCCGACCCGGAAGCGCGCGGAGGGTCGATCACTTCAAGTCCCGTCAAGAACGTAGCGATCGCGTTCGTGCTGTCGATCCTGATGGGGATTGCGCTGGCCTTTCTGCTGGAGCATATGGACGATTCGGTCAAGACGGAACAAGAGGTGCGCGCCAAGCTGGGACTGCCGCTGCTGGCCGACATACCGCGGATTCGCAATCGGGACTTGATCGGACCCGACGATTCGGAACGAACGACGATGGGAGCGAGGGGGAAGCCGAATGTCACGCTGGATGCGTAA